In a genomic window of Helianthus annuus cultivar XRQ/B chromosome 10, HanXRQr2.0-SUNRISE, whole genome shotgun sequence:
- the LOC110886541 gene encoding dof zinc finger protein DOF3.4 encodes MHRDTSTFSSPLDMNPNKFPDHEHLKCPRCDSTNTKFCYYNNYNLSQPRHFCKNCRRYWTKGGTLRNIPIGGGTRKITKRNSSVGKRTSPAPVTTSPPVPVQLKSEPEQSVVYRVGGNGNNNNNNNQVDTSGGYPMGPFGNLLMEGLNFNLVSKSDEDVLIRNPIADDFRSNLLKLNDNTDQTGSNERGESSCWNGGESGWPDLSIFTPGSTFH; translated from the coding sequence ATGCATCGAGACACATCAACCTTTTCATCTCCACTAGACATGAACCCTAACAAGTTCCCAGACCACGAGCACCTCAAATGCCCTAGATGCGACTCCACCAACACCAAATTCTGCTACTACAACAACTACAACCTCTCACAGCCTCGCCATTTCTGCAAAAACTGCCGCCGTTACTGGACCAAAGGCGGAACTCTACGCAACATCCCCATCGGTGGCGGCACTCGCAAAATCACAAAACGAAATAGCAGTGTAGGCAAACGCACGTCACCGGCGCCGGTGACGACGTCACCACCCGTTCCGGTTCAACTGAAATCGGAACCGGAACAATCGGTTGTGTACCGAGTAGGTGGTAATggtaataacaataataataataatcaggtGGATACGTCTGGTGGTTATCCGATGGGACCGTTTGGTAATTTACTAATGGAAGGATTGAATTTTAACCTAGTGAGTAAATCTGATGAGGATGTGTTGATTCGAAATCCGATTGCGGATGATTTTCGAAGCAATTTGTTGAAGTTGAATGATAACACTGATCAGACTGGTTCGAATGAAAGAGGAGAATCGAGTTGTTGGAACGGTGGAGAGAGTGGATGGCCTGATCTTTCCATTTTTACTCCAGGTTCGActtttcattaa